The sequence TAATGGATAACACATCTCAACTATTCTATCTCTTATTCTACTTTTCCCTTCAACTGAGAATTTTTTAGCTATCTCACATCTATTTTCATCTTTATCAAATTCTAAATTAGTAGAGATAATAAGAGGTTTTTCAGATCTATACCTTGTGTCAATGAGATTATATATCTTTTCTGCTCTCCAACTTCTACTCTTACTCTCAATAGATTTTTCTACACCAAAGTCATCTATAATAAGCAGGTCACAATTTTCAACTACATTTAGAATTTTATTTTCTGCTTCTCCCCACTCTCTAGTTAATTTTAATAAATAAAGTCCAAGATTTATCACGAGGACATTCTTTCCTCTATTCATCAGATAGTTAGCAATACAAGCGGTGGCAAATGTTTTTCCAGTTCCAACATCACCATAGAAAAGTATCCCTACATCCATCTCTTTTTCCATAAAGCGTTTAGCATAACGAAGAGAGGCTTGCATATGCCTTTGACTCATATCTGCTACTTCAAAACTACTTTTTAAGAATTTCTTATCTATTACAGAGATATCTTTATACTTTTTAACTCTATTTTTTATAGATTCAGTTTCCTGTTTTCTTATCTCTTCTTGTTTTTCCTTTTCTTTAATTTTCTCTAAACAATTACAATCTGGTATATATTCTATATGTTTTCTAATAAATTCTGGCAAATATTCTATCCCATTAGCCTCATTTTTTATATATTCTTTCCCACAATATTTACATTTCATATCCTTTCCTCCTATTTTTTCCCAAAGATCTCTTTTGTATTAAATAATTCTGGGATCTCTTCTTGTGTATCTAAATTATTTTTTAAAATCTCATCTAAGTTATCACTTTTATCTTGTTCTAATAAATTTGTATGTAATATATAATCATCTTGTAATAATCTACTTGTATTATTCTTCTCACAATTTACGTTGAGGGGGATTAAATGATTTTGCTGAGTGTCCCTCACTTTTTCCGTTAAGTATATTCGTCTTTCCTGTCTCTTTTTTCCCTGGCTTTCATATACTCTATAATTTGTTTTTAAGTATCCATATTTTACAAGGCTAGCTATCCAAAGACTGATCGTATTTTCATGTGTTTCATATAGACTTGCAAAAAATGAATTACTAGCATAACAAAATCCCTTATGATGTATTAAAGTTGCTATCTCCCCATACAAAATTTTTTCCGAGAACTTTAATCTTTTATCATATCTTACCTCAGCTGGTAGTATAATATAATAGCTTGGTTTTTCCATAACTCTTACCTCCTAAATATTTTTTATTACTGTATATATACACTATCACTTTTTTTAAAACTATTCCACTAGCTAAAACTTACTACTACTTTCTTCTACTAAGTTTAAATTTTACAAAAAATAAAAAATAGGAGTGTCATAAATTTACAACACTCCCATTTTTAGATGTTTTTATAGGTTATTATTTTTTCTTAGCATATTTAATAGAGTCAAATGCAACTGCTACTATTATAATAAGTCCTTTGATTATATATTGCCAGTAAGGATTTACTCCAATATATGTAAGTCCATAGTTGATAACTGTAAGTAAGATAACTCCTGTTACAACTCCAGAGATTTTTCCAACTCCTCCATAGAATGAAACCCCTCCAATTACACAAGCTGCAATTGCGTCCATCTCATACATATTTCCTAAGTTATTAGTAGCTGAACCGATACGTCCTGCCTCTAAAAATCCTCCAAAAGCATAGAAAATACCAGATAGTGCATAAAGTTTTACTAATGTCCAATGAACGTTTACTCCTGATACCTTAGCGGCTTCAATATTTCCTCCAACGGCAAAGACATTTTTACCAAATTTAGTCTTATTCCATAATATCCACATGATAATTGTAGCTATTAGAGCATAAAAGATTAGATAAGATATAGTAAAGCCACCAATATCAATATATCCTTGAGCAAAAGAACTGTACTTTTCAGCAAATCCAGCTATTGGAGAACCACCTGCAAAATCATAATAAAGTGAGTTAATACCATAAACTATAGTCATACTTCCCATAGTAACAATGAAGGGATGTAGATTAAGTTTTGCAACTGCAAGTCCATTTAGACCTCCAATTACCATACCAACTAACATTACAATAGCTATTGCTCCAAAAAGTGGGAAGTCTTTCATATCAGGATAAACTTTATGAGCAGTAGTAGCTGCTTGTAAAAGTGTAGCTGAGATAACTGCAGAAAATCCAAC comes from Fusobacterium necrogenes and encodes:
- a CDS encoding helix-turn-helix domain-containing protein, whose product is MEKPSYYIILPAEVRYDKRLKFSEKILYGEIATLIHHKGFCYASNSFFASLYETHENTISLWIASLVKYGYLKTNYRVYESQGKKRQERRIYLTEKVRDTQQNHLIPLNVNCEKNNTSRLLQDDYILHTNLLEQDKSDNLDEILKNNLDTQEEIPELFNTKEIFGKK
- the mglC gene encoding galactose/methyl galactoside ABC transporter permease MglC, coding for MSIRTKDGNIDYKKLLIQSGLYLVLLIMLIAIIIKEPSFLSIRNFKNILTQSSVRLIIALGVAGLIVTTGTDLSVGRQVGFSAVISATLLQAATTAHKVYPDMKDFPLFGAIAIVMLVGMVIGGLNGLAVAKLNLHPFIVTMGSMTIVYGINSLYYDFAGGSPIAGFAEKYSSFAQGYIDIGGFTISYLIFYALIATIIMWILWNKTKFGKNVFAVGGNIEAAKVSGVNVHWTLVKLYALSGIFYAFGGFLEAGRIGSATNNLGNMYEMDAIAACVIGGVSFYGGVGKISGVVTGVILLTVINYGLTYIGVNPYWQYIIKGLIIIVAVAFDSIKYAKKK
- a CDS encoding ATP-binding protein; protein product: MKCKYCGKEYIKNEANGIEYLPEFIRKHIEYIPDCNCLEKIKEKEKQEEIRKQETESIKNRVKKYKDISVIDKKFLKSSFEVADMSQRHMQASLRYAKRFMEKEMDVGILFYGDVGTGKTFATACIANYLMNRGKNVLVINLGLYLLKLTREWGEAENKILNVVENCDLLIIDDFGVEKSIESKSRSWRAEKIYNLIDTRYRSEKPLIISTNLEFDKDENRCEIAKKFSVEGKSRIRDRIVEMCYPLKVEGKSRREFNQRRFYELLKE